The nucleotide sequence TTTTATATTGTTTTCAGTCTTAATTACTTTTCCTGAACTAATATCAACAAAAACATCCCAATTCCCTATAGTTGGATTCGTATAGTAAATATTCACCTTAAATACTTCATAATTTTTATTATTGTCTGTCAAAATCGTTTTTATAGCCTTAGGTGTATTTTCTAAGGTTTTATAAGTAAATTGTTTTAATGCTATATTAACAGCATCCTCTTCGTTTATACTTATATTTCCAAGCCTTGTTACAGTTTTATTTTTTTCTATAGTTCCGTTTACACTTACAACTGTTCCATTTTTATCAAAGTGCACATTTAATATTCTATCTTTTACACTAACTCCATTAATTACTTGATTAAACCTTACAAAAGTATCTCCGTTAGAATCCTTCTTTGTGCTTATAGGCTTAAGTTCATTTTGAGCACTATCAATTCCAAATATCTGCTTATTATCTTCTAGAAATTGGGTTGCTTCTTTTTCACTTGGTACTTTCTTTTTAGAAAGCTTTCCTGCAATAAATACTTGTCCGTTATTTTGTTGAAATTTTATTTTTTCTCCATTTATATTCTCAATTTTTTTTACAACGTTAAGCATTTGTGTATACTGTGATGTTTCTGTACTTGTTGCAGCTTTCTCAGCATATATAGGCGCTGAATACAACATAACTGATGTTAAAACTATAAAAGCGGATAATATCTTTTTACCCACTCAAATCACCTCATTTATTTTTTAAATGTGCAGCAATATTGTACCAAGCTATTTATTATACATAAAGAATTATTTTTCGTCATTTTTTTCTGTAGTTTAATTATCGTGCTATTATTTTTCAAATAAACTTTAATCTAATAATTTTTTAGCTATTGTGCACATAAAATAAAATCGTTCTTGAATTTTTACGGAAATTCAAGAACGATTTTATATATAGACATCTATAAAATTAAACCTAAAAAAATTATTTCACATATACTTTTTAAATTTATTATTGTACTTAGCTTCTAGGATCTTTTATTTTCCTACTTCTATCCCCATCTTTTCCAAGTTTTCTTGATTCATTTGAAAATCCTACTTCATTTGAGGTTTCCTCTTTCATTTTTTTTAATTCAGCTTTTGTTTTTTTACCCGCTTTTTTATTTGCTTTTGAATTTTTGTTGTCCTTATGTGACATAAAAATTCCCTCCTGTATAAGTAGTTTGAATTTAATCACATCATAAGTTTGCCCCAAAATCAAAAAAATATAATTAATCTTACTTGTATAATAAAACACCTCATTTATATAAATGAGGTGTTAACTTGTATTATTTACATATGAAATCAAAGCAGATTTACCACATTATATTAATATATAAACTCAATAATATATTTCAATCATTATATCATATATGTAATCCAAGTATTTTTCATTTAATTGTCATAGGTTCTCTTATTCAGATAATCACAATAAAAAACAATAAAATACAGTATTTAACATTTATTCTAATAAGCTGTATACTTTATTTGTATTAAAAATACATTAAATCAAACTTAAGGAGGATTTAAAATGAAAAACTTAAAATTAAAAGCTTTATCTTTAGGAATTATTTCTACTTTATTAATTTCTTCTAGTTCTTTTGCTGCCACTACTACTAAAAATATAAAAAATTCATTTTGTAAAACTGCGATTGCTTCTAATTTATATAAAACACAAAACGCTAATTTTATAACTAAACTAAATAATAAAGTAAGCAACAGAATGTTTGGTAGTCCTTCTGGAGTATCTACACCATTCCAAGTTATACCTGTAAATAATAGCATTCCTGGCATATATGCATATCATTTTGTTGCAACGGGTTCTTCATTGGAAGATATAATAAATTTCGATCAAAGAGCACGATACTTTGAATTAGTTTTAAGAGATTCAAGTGGACATATTGTAGCATCTCATACATTTTTAAATGCAGGAAAACGTGACGAAAGCGGACAACCACAAGGTGTTTTAAATTTAGACGTAACATTACCTCAAAACGTAAAATTAGTACCGTACGCATCATATTCAATGGAAATTCAAAATTTAGATTCAGTATCAATAGGTGGTATGGAAACTTTGTATTACTAATTGCTAAATCCTAAGCTTAATCAACTAAGCTTAGGATTTAATAATTTCTTTATTCTATTTACATCCAAAGTTCTTATTTTCATTATACATATTCTCATTTTTTTACATATTACATATTTGAAAACTTATTTATTTAACTATTCCCTTATTCACATCAGCTTCAACTGTCTTGATAACAAAATCAACTATCTCTTTTATTTACGCTCTAGTTAAGTAATCGCCATATTTATTATCCAATTTATCTAGCAAATCAGTTATTTTTTCTTCTGCAAAATCCTTTGGATAAAGCTTAGCTAATTGAATCAAGAATTGCTTACATTAACCTTAAATTTTAACTTATTTGAATTAACCACAAATAAATGTATTTGTTTGTGCCTTTCCTTCGATCACCATTAATATTGTTTGATGGCTTAATATCTTTTTTAATATTTTATCATTTATTACGATATTTGAACTTGTATTCTACTTTATAAGCATTTTTATAGATCTTATATGTTTTTTTAGCCTTATTTACAGCTTTGTTAATGTTATTGCCTATCTTTTTACATAAAAGTATATATACCGATGAAATTGAGCCTCTCTTTCTAGTCTTTATAAATTGTTTTTCCTTTATTTCTTTTAGGACTCTTGAAATGGTTCTTATTGAATAATGTAATTTTTCAGCAATATAAGATTGGAATAGATATACTTCTGTCTTCTCTCTGCCATTTTACTTTGGAAGTTGGATTTTCTTTAATATATTCTTGCTGTACACAATATACACAAACTGCTCTTATATTTTTTAATATGAATAGACTTTAAGTCTTCTAATTGAATAAAAAATAACACCTTCATATGTGATTGTTACATCTACATATAAAAGTGTTATATGTTATCGTAAAACGATAAAAACATGTATGTCACCATAAAATGTTTTTATTAAAACGCTCTCAGCCCTTTATCCTTCAAAGGCCTCGTCAAACTCAGCATTGTGATATACATCTTGAACGTCATCACTGTCTTCGAGTTTATCTATTAATTTTTGAACTCTTTCAGAATCCTCAAGACTTAATTTAACAGTATTATCTGGAACCATTGTTAATTCAGCAGATACAAACTCAAAATTTTCTTTTTCAAGAGCTTCACGTACATTTGAAAACTCTTCTTGTGCTGTTGTGATTATGAAAACTTCTTCCTCTGAAGCGAAATCCTCAGCTCCAAAATCTAAAACTTTCATCATGAGTTCATCCTCATCTATTGAATCATTTTTTTCAATTACAATTTGTCCTTTTCTCTGAAACATCCAAGCTACGCATCCACTTGCACCCAAGTTTCCACCATTTCTATCAAAACAGTATCTTACATCACTTGCACTTCTATTTTTATTATCAGTTAATACATTAACCAACATTGCTACACCTGCAGGACCATATCCTTCATAAATTATTTCTTCATAATTTACACCTTCAAGTTCACCTGCACCTTTTTTTATAGCTCTATTTATAGTATCCATAGGCATATTAGCTGCTTTAGCTTTTGCAACACAGTCTCTTAACTTTGAATTAGCATCAAGATTAGCTCCCCCTGTCTTAACAGCAACAGCTATTTCTTTACCTATTTTAGTAAATACTTTTCCTCTTTTGGCATCCGCCTTGCCTTTTTTAGCTTGAATATTATGCCACTTTGAATGTCCTGACATATCTTAATTCCTCCTAACTATATGTAAAAAAACCTATAGGGTTATAATTATAATACAATTCCCTATGCTATAAAAGTTACTTAATTTTATAAACACATACGTTTGTATTATATCACAAAGACCATTTTGAATTCAATTATTCTTGAAATAATCTATTATCACCCTTAAAGTAGTATGCTTCTTTACCAACATTAAACTTTAAATTTCCATGACATATTTCAGTTACATCTTTTCTTACTTCCTCCAGCTTATCACTTTCACAGTTAAATAAAATATTAACCTCATCTGTATAATCTATGTTTTCAATATGCCAATTCTTATTCGAAAAATGATATTGAAGCTTACCTAAAAGATCATAGTTTATTCCTATAGATAATGGTACTCCCTTTACCTTTAGAACTATACCTGCTTCCTTTACAGCATCTGAGGCACTTCTAGAATAAGCCCTAACGAGCCCACCTGTCCCTAAAAGTATTCCTCCAAAATATCTTGTTACAACAATAGCTGTATCTGTTATTCCATTTTTCTTAATAACCTCAAGCACAGGAACTCCTGCTGTACCTTGTGGCTCACCATTATCACTACACTTTTGAATCATCCTGTTTTCTCCCACAATATATGCTGGTACATTATGAGTAGCATCCTTGTGTTCATTTTTTATTTTCTCCACAAACTCCTTTGCTTCCTCTTCCGACTCTACTCTCTTTATATGTCCTATAAAAAGAGATTTCTTTTCTTCAAATTCAACTTTAATTTCTCTTCCAACCGTTAAATAGTCCATAAATTTTCACTTCCATTCAACAATGTTACTTTTTTTATTTTAATATGCTGTTTATAACATCAATTCCTCTTTGAATTTTGTCCTCATTAGTCTTTGAAAAACCAACTTTAAAATAATTAAGACCGTTAGCTGCATCTTTATAAAAAAATACTCCTGGTGTAATTAATACTTTATTTCTTTTACATTCATAAAATAAATCAATGCAACTCTTTTTTATTAAATCATTTATTTTCAAATAAAAACTAAACCCTCCTCCAGGACTTATAAACTGCACTTTATCTTTAAGAACACTTGAAAAATTATTTATCATGAAATTATATCTTTTTTCATATATAATATTTATTTCATTTATATACTTTTTCCAATAACCATTTTTAATATATAAATCTAAAGCTCTCTGCATCAAACTAGATGTAGATATGTCAGTATTTATTTTTGAGTTCTCTATTTGCTCCTTAATTTTACTTGGCATAACCAAATAACCTATTCTAATTCCCGGGAGAAATATTTTGGAAAAACTCTTTATGTATATAACTCTGTCTCCTTCGTCTATAGCCTTAAAACTTGTATAATCAATACGCTCATCATATCTTATTTCAGAAAGATAATCATCTTCTATGATATAGAAATCATACTTATTAGCAAGCTCTATTATTTTTTTCTTTTTTTCATAGCTATATGATAAACCTGTTGGATTTTGAAAATATGACATGGTATAAAAGCATTTTATATTATTTTTCTTTAAAATTTTTTCAAACTCATCTATATTAATGCCACCACATTCCATATCTACTTCAAATATGTTTGCTCTTCTCCATTTAAATATAGAAAGCGCTCCACTGTAGGTTGGCTTTTCTACTATTATATTGTCATTTACATTTACAATAGCTTTTGATATTATATCTATACCCTGCTGCGCTCCAGAAACTATTAGTATTCTCTCAGAATCTATCTCTCCATTCCAAAAATACTTACTTATATTACTCCTAAGCCCTTCATATCCTAAAGTTTCCTCATACGATAAAGCATCCACTCCATCCCTATCAAGAACTTCATTTATTA is from Clostridium acetobutylicum ATCC 824 and encodes:
- a CDS encoding YebC/PmpR family DNA-binding transcriptional regulator, producing MSGHSKWHNIQAKKGKADAKRGKVFTKIGKEIAVAVKTGGANLDANSKLRDCVAKAKAANMPMDTINRAIKKGAGELEGVNYEEIIYEGYGPAGVAMLVNVLTDNKNRSASDVRYCFDRNGGNLGASGCVAWMFQRKGQIVIEKNDSIDEDELMMKVLDFGAEDFASEEEVFIITTAQEEFSNVREALEKENFEFVSAELTMVPDNTVKLSLEDSERVQKLIDKLEDSDDVQDVYHNAEFDEAFEG
- a CDS encoding YigZ family protein, which codes for MDYLTVGREIKVEFEEKKSLFIGHIKRVESEEEAKEFVEKIKNEHKDATHNVPAYIVGENRMIQKCSDNGEPQGTAGVPVLEVIKKNGITDTAIVVTRYFGGILLGTGGLVRAYSRSASDAVKEAGIVLKVKGVPLSIGINYDLLGKLQYHFSNKNWHIENIDYTDEVNILFNCESDKLEEVRKDVTEICHGNLKFNVGKEAYYFKGDNRLFQE
- a CDS encoding PLP-dependent aminotransferase family protein; translated protein: MEKYKICFEEEIPKYIQIAKNIKKLIDNGEVCDGEKLPSIRKLSEFLGVNNDTIVNVYKKLQSEGYAFLKMGSGTYAKKRDINKRLLRDYSNTFKRISKEDYDDYVDFAEENPCAEFFPVDNFKKVINEVLDRDGVDALSYEETLGYEGLRSNISKYFWNGEIDSERILIVSGAQQGIDIISKAIVNVNDNIIVEKPTYSGALSIFKWRRANIFEVDMECGGINIDEFEKILKKNNIKCFYTMSYFQNPTGLSYSYEKKKKIIELANKYDFYIIEDDYLSEIRYDERIDYTSFKAIDEGDRVIYIKSFSKIFLPGIRIGYLVMPSKIKEQIENSKINTDISTSSLMQRALDLYIKNGYWKKYINEINIIYEKRYNFMINNFSSVLKDKVQFISPGGGFSFYLKINDLIKKSCIDLFYECKRNKVLITPGVFFYKDAANGLNYFKVGFSKTNEDKIQRGIDVINSILK